A genomic region of Capra hircus breed San Clemente chromosome 21, ASM170441v1, whole genome shotgun sequence contains the following coding sequences:
- the NR2F2 gene encoding COUP transcription factor 2 isoform X1 translates to MAMVVSTWRDPQDEVPGSQGSQASQAPPVPGPPPGAPHTPQTPGQGGPASTPAQTAAGGQGGPGGPGSDKQQQQQHIECVVCGDKSSGKHYGQFTCEGCKSFFKRSVRRNLSYTCRANRNCPIDQHHRNQCQYCRLKKCLKVGMRREAVQRGRMPPTQPSHGQFALTNGDPLNCHSYLSGYISLLLRAEPYPTSRFGSQCMQPNNIMGIENICELAARMLFSAVEWARNIPFFPDLQITDQVALLRLTWSELFVLNAAQCSMPLHVAPLLAAAGLHASPMSADRVVAFMDHIRIFQEQVEKLKALHVDSAEYSCLKAIVLFTSDACGLSDVAHVESLQEKSQCALEEYVRSQYPNQPTRFGKLLLRLPSLRTVSSSVIEQLFFVRLVGKTPIETLIRDMLLSGSSFNWPYMAIQ, encoded by the exons ATGGCAATGGTAGTCAGCACGTGGCGCGACCCCCAGGACGAGGTGCCCGGCTCTCAGGGCAGCCAGGCCTCGCAGGCGCCGCCAGTGCCCGGCCCGCCGCCCGGCGCCCCGCACACGCCACAGACGCCCGGCCAAGGGGGCCCGGCCAGCACGCCGGCCCAGACGGCAGCCGGCGGCCAAGGCGGCCCTGGCGGGCCGGGCAGcgacaagcagcagcagcagcagcacatcgaGTGCGTGGTGTGCGGGGACAAGTCGAGCGGCAAGCACTACGGGCAGTTCACGTGCGAAGGCTGCAAGAGCTTCTTCAAGCGCAGCGTGCGGAGGAACCTGAGCTACACGTGCCGCGCCAACCGGAACTGTCCCATCGACCAGCACCACCGCAACCAGTGCCAGTACTGCCGCCTCAAAAAGTGCCTCAAAGTGGGCATGAGACGGGAAG CCGTGCAGAGGGGCAGGATGCCGCCCACCCAGCCGAGCCACGGGCAGTTCGCGCTGACCAACGGGGACCCCCTCAACTGCCACTCCTACCTGTCCGGATATATCTCCCTGCTGCTGCGCGCAGAGCCCTACCCCACGTCGCGCTTCGGCAGCCAGTGCATGCAGCCCAACAACATCATGGGCATCGAGAACATTTGCGAACTGGCCGCGCGGATGCTCTTCAGCGCCGTCGAGTGGGCCCGCAACATCCCCTTCTTCCCCGACCTGCAGATCACCGACCAGGTGGCCCTGCTCCGCCTCACCTGGAGCGAGCTGTTCGTTCTGAACGCGGCCCAGTGCTCCATGCCCCTCCACGTCGCCCCGCTCCTGGCCGCTGCCGGCCTCCACGCCTCGCCCATGTCCGCCGACCGGGTGGTCGCCTTTATGGACCACATACGGATCTTCCAAGAGCAAGTGGAGAAGCTAAAAGCGCTGCACGTCGACTCCGCCGAGTACAGCTGCCTCAAGGCCATAGTCCTGTTCACCTCAG ATGCCTGTGGTCTCTCTGATGTAGCCCATGTGGAAAGCTTGCAGGAAAAGTCCCAGTGTGCTTTGGAAGAATACGTTAGGAGCCAGTACCCCAACCAACCAACACGATTCGGAAAGCTTTTGCTTCGCCTCCCTTCCCTCCGCACGGTCTCCTCCTCAGTCATAGAGCAATTGTTTTTCGTCCGTTTGGTAGGTAAAACCCCCATCGAAACCCTCATCCGGGATATGTTACTGTCTGGCAGCAGTTTTAACTGGCCGTATATGGCaattcaataa
- the NR2F2 gene encoding COUP transcription factor 2 isoform X2, protein MQAVWDLEQGKYGFAVQRGRMPPTQPSHGQFALTNGDPLNCHSYLSGYISLLLRAEPYPTSRFGSQCMQPNNIMGIENICELAARMLFSAVEWARNIPFFPDLQITDQVALLRLTWSELFVLNAAQCSMPLHVAPLLAAAGLHASPMSADRVVAFMDHIRIFQEQVEKLKALHVDSAEYSCLKAIVLFTSDACGLSDVAHVESLQEKSQCALEEYVRSQYPNQPTRFGKLLLRLPSLRTVSSSVIEQLFFVRLVGKTPIETLIRDMLLSGSSFNWPYMAIQ, encoded by the exons ATGCAAGCGGTTTGGGACCTTGAACAAGGCAAATATGGTTTTG CCGTGCAGAGGGGCAGGATGCCGCCCACCCAGCCGAGCCACGGGCAGTTCGCGCTGACCAACGGGGACCCCCTCAACTGCCACTCCTACCTGTCCGGATATATCTCCCTGCTGCTGCGCGCAGAGCCCTACCCCACGTCGCGCTTCGGCAGCCAGTGCATGCAGCCCAACAACATCATGGGCATCGAGAACATTTGCGAACTGGCCGCGCGGATGCTCTTCAGCGCCGTCGAGTGGGCCCGCAACATCCCCTTCTTCCCCGACCTGCAGATCACCGACCAGGTGGCCCTGCTCCGCCTCACCTGGAGCGAGCTGTTCGTTCTGAACGCGGCCCAGTGCTCCATGCCCCTCCACGTCGCCCCGCTCCTGGCCGCTGCCGGCCTCCACGCCTCGCCCATGTCCGCCGACCGGGTGGTCGCCTTTATGGACCACATACGGATCTTCCAAGAGCAAGTGGAGAAGCTAAAAGCGCTGCACGTCGACTCCGCCGAGTACAGCTGCCTCAAGGCCATAGTCCTGTTCACCTCAG ATGCCTGTGGTCTCTCTGATGTAGCCCATGTGGAAAGCTTGCAGGAAAAGTCCCAGTGTGCTTTGGAAGAATACGTTAGGAGCCAGTACCCCAACCAACCAACACGATTCGGAAAGCTTTTGCTTCGCCTCCCTTCCCTCCGCACGGTCTCCTCCTCAGTCATAGAGCAATTGTTTTTCGTCCGTTTGGTAGGTAAAACCCCCATCGAAACCCTCATCCGGGATATGTTACTGTCTGGCAGCAGTTTTAACTGGCCGTATATGGCaattcaataa